The Thermus tengchongensis genome includes the window GTGCCCCCTGGGTGGCACAAGCCCCCACGGGATAGCCAGGTCGTGGAGCCCTCGGACGCCTTAAAGCGTCCGCCCTTTCCGGTGGCGTCCGGGTAGCAGCGGGTAGGGTAGTCGTTCCACCTGTAGGCCCTGTTTACGCAACCAGTCTTCCAACATGGTGGCCTCGAGCCCCGCAGTGGAGTGAACCAGGTAGCGGGGACCGCACAGCCGCTCCGGGGGCAGGCGTTCTAAGGCATCCAAAGCCGTATCCGCTCCCAGGTGATAGTCCAGACAGACGAGGTCGAAGTTGGACAGGTCCTCGGGCACCTCGAGGGTTATCACCACCTCGCTGGCTCCCAGGGAGCGCACATACGCTTCCAGAGCCGGGTAGCGCTGGGGGGAGTCATCCACGATGAGGACCCGCATGTTTGCAACATACCAAGGCCGGGGCCGGGCGAGAGGGGAAAGTGTCAAGGAGAACTTCCCCGGGAATCCGGGAGGAAGGTGCGGTAAGGGCAGCCCCGGCTATGTGGGTCCCGGCGGTCACGGTGCCTCCTTGCAGCTACCTTGGTAAATACTGACAGGAAAGGTCCCCCCTTGGGCTTCGCCTGGGATGAAGCCAACACCGCCCATATCGCCCGGCACAGGGTGCGGCCCCGGGAAGTGGAAGAAGCCCTCACCGACCCCCAGGGCTCGCACTCCGCACGCGCTCCCAAGGCGGCGAGGAGCGCTGGGCGGCCCTGGGAGCCACGGAAGCTGGACGGGTCCTCTTCGTGGTCTTCACCCGCAGGGAGGGCAGGGTGCGACCCATCACCGCCCGGGACGCTAAGCGCTGGTACCGGAGGAGGGGAGGGATGCGAAAGGTGCGCCATCTGGAAGAGATCCCCGAGTTTGCCAGTGAGGAGGAGGCCCGTTTTTGGGGGAGCACGGCCTGGGGGAGGAGCTGCTGGCGGGGATGGCCCCGCCGCCGGAAGGGCTTCTGCCCCCAGCCCGCCCCAGGGCGCGTCCCATCTCCATACGCCTGGACGAGGACCTCTTGCGGCGGCTCAAAGCCCCTCGCCCGGAGGAAGGGCAAAGGCTACCAAACCCTCCTCAAGGAGTTTGTGCTGGAGAGGCTCTACGAGGAGGAAAAGCGGGAGGGGGTCATTTAGGGCCGCCAAGGGCTTCCTCCAAGGAGCTCGAGGGCTGCCCCGTTACCGCCCGTTAGCCCCCCATGAGGGTCTTCACCAGGCCCTTGGCCTGGGTAGCGCCTGCCCCAAGCCTTCAGGTCCGCCTCCGGATCCTTGGAGAGGCCCACCCCCTCCACGGGGATGCGGGCATCCCACGGGGCCCGGAAGAGGTCCTTGAGGAAGGCCCCGAAGGGGGAGAGCTTTTCCACCCACAGGCCCGCGGACCAGGCCTCGAGGGCCGGTCTCAGCTCCTGCAGGAGGGCCGTCTTCCCGTACCCCGGCGGGCCCGCCGGACCAGGGGGCCTCAAAAAGGTCAGTCCAGAAGGAGCTTCACTCGGGCCAGCACCGCCCGTATCACTTCCTCGGGGGCTCGGGCGATGGGTTCAGCCTGCCGGGCCCGGTGGTCCAGGCTTCGCACCTGGTCTGCCAGGGCTACCCCCGCCACGGGGAGCCCGGGGGTAAGGGGCACTTCGAAGGGGTAGCCCTTGACCCGTGAGGGGACGGGGCAGAAAAGGGCCAGGCCCGCCCGGGCGTTGTAGGCCTTGGGGGAGAGGGTCAGGGCAGGCCTCCTCCTGCTCTGTTCGTGCCCCGCCTGCGGGTCGAAGTCCAGCCACACCAGGTCCCCTCGGTCGGGGACGAAGCTCACGCCTCACCCCCCACTGCGGGCCCCCAGTCCACCTCGTCGTGGCGGTTCTCCTCGGTGATCCCCTCCAGGAGGTCCTCCAGCTTTAGGGGGCGCAGGACCAGGCCCCCCCTTTGGCCTCCAGGATCACCTCTTCCCCAGGGAGAAGGCCCACAGCCTCAGCCAAGGGTTTAGGGATGCGCACGGCGAGGCTGTGGCCCCAGCGGGCTACCTTGGTCTTCATGGCCCTAGTATCGCCCCAGGAATAGCCCCCTTGCATCCTCTTAGAGACTGCCGTAAACGGGGAAGCCTTTGCGACGACCTCTAGACTCCTTTACTTTAACAGCGGGGCTCGAGGGTTGGGCGGTGCAGGAAGAAGCCCTGCAGGAAGTCGACACCCAGCTCCAGCCCACGGTCGTGGTCCTCGGGGGTTTCCACACCCTCCAGCACCACGCCATAGCCCAGATCATGGGCCATCTCGATGATACTGACGAGAAGGGGCAAGGCACGATCCGAACTCTTCCGCACCTCCCAAAAGAGTTCTTTACTGATTTTCAAGAAATCCAGGGGAAGGCTGCGCAGGTGTAGGAGAGAGGTTTGGCCCATGCCAAAATCGTCCAAGGCCAGCCGGAAGCCTAAGGTTTTCAAACGCCAAAGGGCCGGGGTAATCCGGCTGAGGTGATTGGAGGCCAGGCGCTCGCTGATCTCCAGCACCACCCTGCTGGCCTCGAGGCCCTGCCCCACCTGCTTTTCCACTAGGGCCAGAAAGCTGGGGTCGG containing:
- the mazF gene encoding endoribonuclease MazF, with product MSFVPDRGDLVWLDFDPQAGHEQSRRRPALTLSPKAYNARAGLALFCPVPSRVKGYPFEVPLTPGLPVAGVALADQVRSLDHRARQAEPIARAPEEVIRAVLARVKLLLD
- a CDS encoding response regulator, with the protein product MRVLIVDDSPQRYPALEAYVRSLGASEVVITLEVPEDLSNFDLVCLDYHLGADTALDALERLPPERLCGPRYLVHSTAGLEATMLEDWLRKQGLQVERLPYPLLPGRHRKGRTL
- a CDS encoding AbrB/MazE/SpoVT family DNA-binding domain-containing protein, translating into MKTKVARWGHSLAVRIPKPLAEAVGLLPGEEVILEAKGGAWSCAP